From Luteolibacter arcticus, one genomic window encodes:
- a CDS encoding MATE family efflux transporter, translating into MTPSLLLAESRTTIRLAIPLIIGHLGQMLIGLSDTLMLGWLGVTQLAASSFANTIIYLPMMLGIGMSMAVSIRVSQARGANEPAAARAALRHGIYITFGLGLFTVALAFALLPFLHLFKQDPRVVAIAPTFFVLIAVSMIPAMVSMAVKNHADAMNRPWPVFWISLGAVFLDIFLNWVMIFGKLGMPALGLEGAAISTIISRTASLAGMIWWCLRDPGIREWVPQRWFRAPDWVAVKSLLRTGFPASMQLLAEVSAFVMATFIIGNMGQAALASHQVAITCAATIFMVPLGISMALTVRIGEAFGAKNYGVMRTIVTSGWAMGVAFTVLSATSFVLFNRELAGAFIKGDPSGEVLEAAAALLIVAAAFQFCDAMQIISAGALRGLDDVHTPAWIAFWAYWVVSIPLGWVLAHPLKFGVTGMWWGITAGLTMTAVLLGIRVWRRTAAGVVH; encoded by the coding sequence ATGACCCCGTCTCTGCTCCTTGCCGAAAGCCGCACCACCATCCGGCTGGCGATCCCGCTCATCATCGGCCACCTCGGCCAGATGCTCATCGGCCTTTCCGATACGCTGATGCTCGGGTGGCTCGGCGTCACCCAGCTCGCCGCCTCGTCCTTCGCGAACACGATCATTTACCTGCCGATGATGCTCGGCATCGGCATGTCGATGGCCGTGTCGATCCGCGTCTCGCAGGCCCGTGGCGCGAATGAACCCGCCGCCGCCCGCGCGGCCTTGCGTCACGGCATCTATATCACCTTTGGCCTCGGCCTGTTCACGGTCGCGCTGGCCTTCGCGCTGCTGCCCTTCCTGCATCTCTTCAAGCAGGACCCGCGGGTGGTGGCCATCGCGCCGACCTTCTTCGTGCTGATCGCGGTTTCGATGATCCCGGCGATGGTCTCGATGGCGGTGAAGAATCACGCCGATGCGATGAACCGTCCCTGGCCGGTCTTCTGGATCTCGCTGGGCGCGGTGTTCCTCGATATCTTCCTGAACTGGGTGATGATCTTCGGCAAGCTCGGGATGCCCGCCTTGGGCCTGGAGGGTGCCGCGATTTCCACGATCATCTCGCGCACCGCCTCGCTGGCTGGCATGATCTGGTGGTGCCTGCGCGACCCGGGCATCCGGGAATGGGTGCCACAGCGGTGGTTCCGCGCTCCGGACTGGGTTGCAGTGAAAAGCCTGCTCCGCACCGGCTTCCCCGCCAGCATGCAATTGCTCGCGGAAGTCAGCGCCTTCGTGATGGCCACCTTCATCATCGGCAATATGGGCCAGGCAGCGCTGGCCTCGCACCAGGTGGCGATCACTTGCGCGGCGACCATTTTCATGGTGCCGCTCGGGATCTCGATGGCTCTGACGGTACGCATCGGCGAGGCCTTCGGCGCGAAGAACTACGGCGTGATGCGCACCATCGTGACCAGCGGCTGGGCGATGGGCGTGGCCTTCACCGTGCTCAGCGCGACAAGCTTCGTGCTCTTCAACCGCGAGCTCGCCGGCGCTTTCATCAAGGGCGACCCATCCGGCGAGGTTCTCGAAGCGGCGGCCGCGCTGCTCATCGTGGCAGCCGCCTTCCAATTTTGCGATGCTATGCAGATCATCTCGGCAGGAGCGTTGCGCGGCTTGGACGATGTCCACACGCCCGCATGGATCGCCTTCTGGGCCTATTGGGTGGTCTCGATCCCACTCGGCTGGGTGCTCGCGCATCCGCTCAAATTCGGGGTCACCGGCATGTGGTGGGGCATCACCGCGGGGCTCACGATGACTGCGGTCCTGTTAGGCATACGGGTCTGGCGGAGAACCGCGGCGGGAGTCGTCCATTGA
- a CDS encoding LysR family transcriptional regulator, whose amino-acid sequence MELRQLELLVSVIESGSLTAAAAKRHLSQPAISQQIQALEEEIGEALLIRRARGVEPTLAGRTVLEHAQRLLAERDKLRDAFADRRELRHGRVSFGIIPTIAPYLLPQWLGPFRERFPGITIAISESRTEELIAQLVEGRIEFAVLSDVPEHDRQKWSLQVRELFREPLLLAAPNNHPLAERRAAPTPSDLKANELIHLKGGHCLSDRTLRLCKIREPDPGLQCDQLGTALSMVAAGLGVTVIPKLATRNRALDGIVLRPFAGKGLHRVIALMKRRGSKDTPAAAELLKLLSP is encoded by the coding sequence ATGGAACTTCGCCAGCTCGAGCTTCTCGTCAGCGTCATCGAATCCGGCTCGCTGACCGCTGCCGCCGCGAAGCGCCATCTTTCCCAGCCAGCGATCAGCCAGCAGATCCAGGCGCTGGAAGAAGAGATCGGTGAAGCGCTCCTGATCCGACGCGCCCGCGGCGTCGAGCCCACCCTCGCCGGTCGCACGGTCCTGGAGCACGCCCAGCGGCTGCTGGCCGAGCGGGACAAGCTGCGCGACGCCTTCGCCGACCGGCGTGAGCTGCGCCATGGCAGGGTCTCGTTCGGGATCATCCCGACGATCGCGCCCTACCTCCTGCCGCAATGGCTGGGACCTTTCCGGGAACGCTTCCCGGGCATCACCATCGCCATTTCCGAATCGCGTACCGAGGAGCTGATCGCGCAGCTCGTGGAAGGTCGCATCGAATTCGCCGTGCTGAGTGACGTGCCCGAGCACGACCGGCAGAAGTGGTCGCTACAAGTGCGCGAGCTCTTTCGTGAACCGCTGCTACTTGCAGCTCCTAACAATCATCCACTCGCAGAGAGAAGAGCCGCTCCCACTCCATCCGACCTAAAGGCAAACGAGCTGATCCACCTGAAAGGCGGCCACTGTCTCTCCGACCGCACGCTGCGCCTGTGCAAGATCCGCGAGCCCGACCCCGGCCTCCAGTGCGACCAACTCGGCACCGCGCTCTCAATGGTCGCCGCCGGCCTCGGCGTCACCGTGATCCCCAAGCTCGCGACCCGGAACCGCGCGCTGGACGGCATCGTGCTACGTCCCTTTGCCGGCAAGGGCCTGCACCGCGTGATCGCACTCATGAAACGACGAGGCAGCAAGGACACCCCGGCAGCGGCCGAGTTGCTGAAGCTGTTATCGCCGTGA
- a CDS encoding ankyrin repeat domain-containing protein: MVTESEQQRYAELQQMALDAARQGDAEMLRPMLEAGMPVELKDGKGNTLLMLAAYHGNAGTVALLLEKGAEPDVRNDRDQTPLAGVAFKGHLDVARVLLKAGADPLADQGGGKTPVMFAAMFGHPEMVALLERSATPSGKRKAWLGWLARLMAIPRALFFRRPLRPFVVGH, translated from the coding sequence ATGGTCACCGAATCCGAACAACAGCGCTATGCCGAGCTCCAGCAGATGGCGCTCGATGCCGCCCGCCAGGGCGACGCGGAAATGCTGCGCCCGATGCTTGAGGCCGGCATGCCGGTGGAACTCAAGGACGGCAAGGGCAACACCCTGCTCATGCTCGCTGCCTACCACGGCAATGCCGGAACCGTCGCGCTCCTGTTAGAGAAAGGTGCCGAGCCCGACGTTCGCAACGACCGCGACCAGACGCCGCTCGCCGGAGTGGCCTTCAAGGGTCATCTCGATGTTGCCCGCGTCTTGCTGAAAGCCGGTGCCGACCCGCTCGCCGATCAAGGTGGAGGCAAGACCCCGGTGATGTTCGCCGCGATGTTCGGTCATCCGGAAATGGTGGCGCTTCTTGAAAGGTCCGCGACTCCATCAGGCAAGCGCAAGGCTTGGCTCGGCTGGCTGGCCCGCCTCATGGCGATTCCGCGTGCGCTCTTCTTCCGCCGGCCGCTGCGACCATTCGTGGTGGGGCACTAA
- a CDS encoding catalase, whose amino-acid sequence MAKPQMTTTGGNPIADNQNSLSAGPRGPLLLQDYQLIEKLAHQNRERIPERVVHAKGSGAFGTLTITHDITKYTKAAVFSPGKKTDMLLRFSTVAGERGAADAERDVRGWALKFYTEEGNWDLVGNNTPVFFVRDPLKFPDFIHTQKRHPRTNMRSATAMWDFWSLSPESLHQVTILMSDRGLPLSYRHTNGYGSHTYSLINAAGERFWVKFHFKTRQGIKTMTNREGEQVIAKDRESSQKDLYEAIERGDFPQWDMQIQIMAEEDAEKCPFNPFDLTKVWPHADYPVIPVGVLELNRNPENYFQEIEQSAFSPSNIVPGISFSPDKMLQARIFSYADAHRYRVGTWYEALPVNRPKSAVNHYHLDGSMNAGYSTSSSAYYEPNSFNGPAEDDRFAEPPLKISGDADRWNHRDGNDDYTQPGNLFRLMSPSQQQALFNNISEAMQGVPQEIIDRQLVHFDKADPAYGAGVRAALKAHAGGVTNNISVQEEPQAEPAGV is encoded by the coding sequence ATGGCGAAACCCCAGATGACCACCACCGGTGGCAACCCGATTGCCGACAACCAGAACTCCCTGTCCGCCGGCCCGCGCGGCCCGCTGCTGCTCCAGGACTACCAGCTCATCGAAAAGCTCGCCCACCAGAATCGCGAGCGCATCCCGGAGCGCGTGGTGCATGCGAAGGGCTCCGGTGCCTTCGGCACGCTGACGATCACCCATGACATCACGAAATACACCAAGGCAGCCGTCTTCTCGCCGGGTAAGAAGACCGACATGCTGCTCCGCTTTTCCACGGTCGCCGGTGAACGCGGAGCCGCGGATGCCGAGCGCGACGTGCGCGGCTGGGCGCTGAAGTTTTACACCGAGGAAGGCAACTGGGATCTGGTCGGCAACAACACCCCGGTCTTCTTCGTCCGCGACCCGCTCAAGTTTCCCGACTTCATCCATACCCAGAAGCGCCACCCGCGCACCAACATGCGCAGCGCCACCGCGATGTGGGACTTCTGGTCGCTGTCGCCGGAGTCGCTGCACCAGGTCACCATCCTGATGTCCGACCGCGGCCTGCCGCTGAGCTATCGCCATACGAATGGCTACGGCTCGCACACCTACTCGCTCATCAATGCCGCCGGCGAACGCTTCTGGGTGAAGTTCCACTTCAAGACCCGCCAGGGCATCAAGACGATGACCAACCGCGAAGGCGAGCAGGTCATCGCGAAGGACCGCGAGTCCTCGCAGAAGGATCTCTACGAAGCGATCGAGCGCGGCGACTTCCCGCAGTGGGACATGCAGATCCAGATCATGGCGGAGGAAGACGCGGAGAAGTGCCCGTTCAATCCCTTCGATCTAACCAAGGTCTGGCCGCATGCCGACTACCCGGTGATCCCGGTGGGCGTGCTTGAGCTGAATCGAAATCCGGAGAACTACTTCCAGGAGATCGAGCAGTCGGCCTTCTCGCCGTCGAACATCGTCCCCGGCATCAGCTTCTCGCCGGACAAGATGTTGCAAGCCCGCATCTTCTCCTACGCGGATGCCCACCGTTATCGCGTCGGCACCTGGTATGAGGCGCTGCCGGTCAACCGCCCGAAGAGCGCGGTGAACCACTACCACCTCGATGGTTCGATGAATGCCGGCTACAGCACGTCATCGAGCGCCTACTATGAACCTAATAGTTTCAACGGCCCCGCGGAAGACGATCGCTTCGCCGAGCCGCCGCTGAAGATCTCGGGCGATGCCGACCGCTGGAACCACCGGGATGGCAATGACGACTACACGCAGCCGGGAAACCTCTTCCGCCTGATGAGTCCATCGCAGCAGCAGGCGCTCTTCAACAACATCTCCGAAGCGATGCAAGGCGTGCCGCAGGAAATCATCGATCGCCAGCTCGTCCATTTTGACAAGGCGGATCCCGCTTACGGGGCCGGTGTCCGCGCGGCGCTGAAGGCGCATGCCGGCGGGGTCACCAACAACATCTCCGTCCAGGAAGAACCGCAGGCCGAGCCGGCCGGCGTCTGA
- a CDS encoding RNA recognition motif domain-containing protein, whose product MSKMYVGNLPFSASEDDLREAFGQFGEVTDVALMMDRETGRPRGFAFITMGSKEAMDAAIKGLDGQDLGGRNLTVNEARPREERSGGGGGYGGGGGERRGGGGGGGYGERRGGGGGGGGKGGYGGGGGGGGGKGGYGGGGGGGGRRW is encoded by the coding sequence ATGAGTAAGATGTATGTGGGGAACCTCCCCTTTTCCGCCAGCGAAGATGACCTGCGCGAAGCCTTCGGCCAATTCGGTGAAGTGACTGATGTCGCCTTGATGATGGACCGTGAAACCGGCCGCCCGCGCGGCTTTGCCTTCATTACGATGGGCAGCAAGGAAGCAATGGATGCCGCGATCAAGGGCCTGGATGGCCAAGACCTCGGCGGCCGCAATCTGACCGTGAATGAAGCCCGCCCGCGCGAAGAGCGCTCTGGTGGCGGTGGTGGCTACGGCGGCGGCGGTGGCGAACGTCGCGGTGGCGGCGGCGGTGGTGGCTACGGCGAACGCCGTGGTGGTGGCGGCGGCGGTGGCGGCAAGGGCGGCTACGGCGGCGGCGGTGGTGGCGGTGGTGGCAAGGGCGGCTACGGTGGTGGCGGCGGCGGCGGTGGCCGTCGCTGGTAA
- a CDS encoding endonuclease/exonuclease/phosphatase family protein, with protein MTLKAFASVAVGLLALGVAEAKPLRVLTYNLRYITSGDKGDRAWTARRDQAAELIKHDAADIVGIQEGLPQMMNDLADRLSGYAVIGVGREDGIDQGEYAAILVKADRFRVQESGTFWLSDTPEICNSCTWGNTVTRICTWAKLYDRETKKTFHFFNTHLDHASPDARQKGTELILSRIAARKATGPVILTGDFNAPENDPLHAAIKEAGFGDVWRSLNANTPPEESGTFNQFTGVKNGSRIDYIYATPELKGSESGIIRSSKNGVYPSDHFPIRATLEM; from the coding sequence ATGACCTTGAAAGCCTTTGCGAGCGTGGCGGTCGGACTTCTGGCGCTCGGTGTGGCGGAAGCCAAGCCGTTGCGGGTGCTCACCTACAACCTCCGCTACATCACTTCCGGCGACAAGGGCGACCGCGCGTGGACGGCCCGTCGCGATCAAGCCGCCGAACTGATCAAGCACGACGCGGCCGATATCGTGGGCATCCAGGAAGGCCTGCCGCAAATGATGAACGACCTCGCCGACCGGCTCTCGGGCTACGCGGTGATCGGCGTTGGCCGTGAGGACGGCATCGACCAGGGCGAGTATGCCGCCATCCTGGTGAAGGCGGATCGTTTCCGCGTCCAGGAGAGCGGCACCTTCTGGCTCTCCGACACGCCGGAGATCTGCAACTCCTGCACCTGGGGCAATACCGTCACGCGCATCTGCACCTGGGCGAAGCTCTACGACCGCGAGACCAAGAAGACCTTCCACTTCTTCAACACCCACCTCGACCACGCCTCGCCGGATGCGCGGCAGAAGGGAACGGAACTCATCCTCTCACGCATCGCCGCACGCAAGGCGACCGGGCCGGTCATTCTAACAGGCGACTTCAACGCGCCGGAAAATGACCCGCTCCATGCCGCCATCAAGGAGGCCGGCTTTGGCGACGTGTGGCGTTCGCTGAACGCCAACACGCCGCCGGAGGAATCGGGAACCTTCAATCAATTCACCGGCGTGAAGAACGGCTCCCGGATCGACTACATCTACGCGACGCCGGAATTGAAAGGATCGGAGTCGGGGATCATCCGC
- a CDS encoding carbohydrate-binding family 9-like protein — protein sequence MRFLLCLPLLAAAEPLTYECRFAETAPKIDGDLSDAAWEKIAWTSDFTDIRGKDQPAPRFRTRAKMLWTADGLHVAAEMEEPHVWGTLTEKNAIIFHDNDFEIFLDPDGDTLNYYEFEINALGTIWELTLDKPYSKGGNAVHGTNLPGLKSAVKIDGTLNNASDTDTGWSVEIFLPWKDLARHTGKLPSPPKSGDTWRINFSRVQWKHLVKDGKYVRVPAHGAKIPDGDHPEDNWVWSPQGVINMHVPEQWGRLVFVK from the coding sequence ATGCGTTTCCTGCTCTGTCTCCCTCTCCTCGCCGCCGCGGAGCCGCTCACCTACGAATGCCGGTTTGCTGAAACGGCGCCGAAGATCGACGGCGACCTTTCGGACGCCGCTTGGGAGAAGATCGCCTGGACCAGCGACTTCACCGACATCCGTGGCAAGGATCAGCCGGCACCGCGCTTCCGCACCCGAGCCAAGATGCTGTGGACCGCGGACGGCCTGCACGTCGCCGCGGAGATGGAAGAGCCGCACGTCTGGGGCACGCTGACGGAGAAGAACGCAATCATCTTCCACGACAACGACTTCGAGATCTTCCTCGATCCCGATGGCGACACGCTCAACTACTACGAGTTCGAGATCAACGCGCTCGGCACCATCTGGGAGCTCACGCTCGACAAGCCCTACTCCAAGGGCGGCAACGCGGTCCACGGCACCAACCTCCCCGGCCTCAAGAGTGCCGTGAAGATCGATGGCACGCTCAACAATGCTTCCGACACCGACACCGGCTGGTCCGTGGAGATCTTCCTGCCGTGGAAAGACCTCGCGAGACATACCGGCAAGCTCCCTTCTCCGCCGAAATCCGGCGACACGTGGCGGATCAATTTCTCCCGCGTGCAGTGGAAGCACCTCGTGAAGGACGGCAAGTATGTCCGCGTGCCGGCGCACGGCGCGAAGATCCCTGACGGCGATCACCCCGAGGACAACTGGGTCTGGAGCCCGCAGGGCGTGATCAACATGCACGTGCCCGAGCAATGGGGCCGGCTGGTTTTCGTGAAGTGA